One window of Pseudomonas sp. FP198 genomic DNA carries:
- a CDS encoding DUF2334 domain-containing protein, protein MSMTAQSSLLLVLHDVAPQTWPDYQPFVEAVDALGQVPMTWLVVPDFHHANALDEHPGFRRMLDSRVERGDELVLHGYYHCDDGPPARHPKDWFMRRVYTHEGEFYGLSEEAALARLRAGIEIFQRYQWPLEGFVAPAWLMSEGTRQALRQLPLSYTSDTQHLYRLPEFTPIDAPGLVWSARSAWRRGLSKVISDRREQRWRQAPVIRLGLHPVDMRHGFSRDYWLRTLERLLEDGRVPMTKIDWLASLRQPVSSAA, encoded by the coding sequence ATGTCGATGACCGCTCAATCCAGCCTGCTGCTGGTGCTGCACGATGTCGCACCGCAAACCTGGCCCGACTACCAGCCCTTCGTCGAAGCCGTCGACGCCCTCGGCCAGGTGCCGATGACCTGGCTGGTGGTGCCGGACTTCCACCATGCCAACGCGCTCGACGAGCATCCCGGCTTCCGGCGCATGCTCGACAGCCGGGTCGAACGCGGCGATGAACTGGTGCTGCACGGTTATTACCACTGTGATGACGGTCCGCCGGCGCGCCATCCCAAGGACTGGTTCATGCGCCGGGTCTACACCCATGAAGGGGAGTTTTACGGTCTGTCCGAGGAAGCGGCCCTCGCCCGCCTTCGCGCCGGCATCGAAATCTTTCAGCGCTACCAGTGGCCGCTGGAAGGCTTCGTCGCGCCGGCCTGGCTGATGAGCGAAGGCACACGCCAGGCCTTGCGCCAGTTGCCGTTGAGTTATACCAGCGACACCCAGCACCTCTACCGCTTGCCGGAGTTCACCCCGATCGATGCCCCGGGACTGGTCTGGAGCGCCCGCAGCGCCTGGCGTCGAGGCCTGTCGAAAGTCATCAGCGATCGGCGTGAACAGCGCTGGCGCCAGGCACCGGTCATTCGCCTGGGCCTGCACCCGGTAGACATGCGCCACGGATTTTCCCGCGACTACTGGCTGCGAACCCTGGAGCGCCTGCTTGAAGACGGGCGCGTACCGATGACCAAGATCGACTGGCTGGCGTCACTGCGCCAGCCAGTCAGCAGTGCCGCATGA
- a CDS encoding lysylphosphatidylglycerol synthase transmembrane domain-containing protein, whose amino-acid sequence MKRLVWLGAALLIAVLVPMLVGGGEMWSRLQRFPLSLLLVMLGMIVLCWGLNSVRLRLLLGEHRGRIGGLKSIGVVMSTEFAMCATPGGSGGPLTLMALLARNGVRPAHGSAVFAMDQLSDLLFFLCALLGILFYALFQNLSQRMEWMLALSAVSLFGGLFCCALVARYHRRLILLGARLLRHLRVKPVTRRRWGRKILNFLAAFTDTLKLPRQTLFQVFVLTCLHWGLRYSVLYLALKGLGADLQWAWSFLIQMLSLSAGQFSLLPGGAGAAELTSAALLAPMVGKSTAAAAILIWRAVTYYFYLLAGGPVFFMMVGRPLIKKLMKLRQA is encoded by the coding sequence ATGAAACGGCTGGTCTGGTTAGGCGCCGCCCTGTTGATTGCGGTATTGGTCCCGATGCTCGTGGGCGGCGGGGAAATGTGGTCGCGGCTGCAGCGCTTTCCGCTGTCTTTGCTACTGGTCATGCTCGGCATGATCGTACTCTGCTGGGGCCTCAACTCGGTGCGCCTGCGCTTGCTGCTCGGTGAACACCGTGGGCGCATAGGCGGGTTGAAAAGCATTGGCGTGGTGATGTCCACCGAGTTCGCGATGTGCGCGACGCCCGGCGGCAGTGGCGGGCCGCTGACGCTGATGGCGCTGCTCGCGCGCAACGGCGTGCGCCCCGCCCATGGCAGCGCGGTGTTCGCCATGGATCAGCTGAGCGACCTGCTGTTTTTTCTTTGCGCCTTGTTGGGCATCCTCTTTTACGCGCTCTTCCAGAATCTCAGCCAGCGCATGGAATGGATGCTGGCGCTGAGCGCGGTTTCACTGTTCGGCGGGCTCTTCTGCTGCGCGCTGGTGGCCCGCTACCATCGTCGGCTGATTCTCCTGGGCGCGCGGCTGTTGCGGCATTTGCGCGTGAAGCCGGTGACCCGTCGACGCTGGGGACGCAAGATCCTGAATTTCCTCGCGGCATTTACCGACACTCTGAAATTGCCACGCCAGACGCTGTTCCAGGTGTTCGTCCTGACCTGCCTGCATTGGGGCCTGCGCTACAGCGTGCTGTACCTGGCCTTGAAAGGACTCGGCGCGGATCTGCAATGGGCCTGGAGTTTCCTGATCCAGATGCTCTCCCTCAGCGCCGGGCAGTTCAGCCTGTTGCCGGGCGGCGCCGGAGCGGCGGAGTTGACCTCGGCGGCGTTGCTGGCACCGATGGTGGGCAAATCCACCGCGGCGGCAGCGATCCTGATCTGGCGGGCGGTGACGTATTACTTCTATCTGCTGGCCGGAGGACCGGTGTTCTTCATGATGGTCGGGCGACCTTTGATCAAGAAGCTGATGAAGCTGCGGCAGGCCTGA
- the purU gene encoding formyltetrahydrofolate deformylase — translation MRTFRLVIACPDRVGIVAKVSNFLASHNGWITEASHHSDNQSGWFFMRHEIRADSLPFGIEAFREAFAPIAEEFSMDWRITDTAQKKRVVLMASRESHCLADLLHRWHSDELDCDIACVISNHDDLRSMVEWHGIPYYHVPVNPQDKHPAFAEVSRLVKQHDAEVVVLARYMQILPPSLCSEYAHKVINIHHSFLPSFVGAKPYHQASMRGVKLIGATCHYVTEELDAGPIIEQDVVRVSHSDSIEDMVRFGRDVEKMVLARGLRYHLEDRVLVHGNKTVVF, via the coding sequence ATGCGCACTTTTCGGCTAGTGATCGCTTGCCCGGACCGCGTCGGTATCGTTGCTAAAGTCAGTAACTTTCTGGCGTCCCATAACGGCTGGATCACTGAAGCAAGCCACCATTCGGACAATCAGAGTGGCTGGTTTTTCATGCGTCACGAGATACGCGCCGACTCGCTGCCCTTCGGCATCGAAGCCTTCCGCGAGGCATTCGCCCCGATTGCCGAAGAGTTTTCGATGGACTGGCGTATCACCGATACCGCGCAGAAAAAGCGCGTAGTGCTGATGGCCAGTCGTGAGTCCCACTGCCTGGCTGATCTGTTGCACCGCTGGCACAGCGATGAGCTCGATTGCGACATCGCCTGTGTCATTTCCAACCATGACGACTTACGCAGCATGGTGGAATGGCACGGCATCCCGTATTACCACGTACCGGTCAACCCGCAGGACAAGCACCCGGCGTTCGCCGAGGTCTCGCGGCTGGTCAAGCAGCACGATGCCGAGGTGGTGGTACTGGCCCGCTACATGCAGATCCTGCCGCCGTCGCTGTGCAGCGAATACGCGCATAAAGTCATCAACATCCATCACAGTTTCCTGCCGTCGTTCGTCGGTGCCAAGCCTTACCACCAGGCCTCGATGCGCGGTGTGAAGCTGATCGGCGCCACGTGCCACTACGTGACCGAAGAGCTGGACGCCGGCCCGATCATCGAGCAGGACGTGGTCCGTGTCAGCCACAGCGACAGCATTGAAGACATGGTGCGCTTCGGCCGCGACGTGGAAAAAATGGTCCTGGCGCGCGGCTTGCGCTATCACTTGGAAGACCGCGTACTGGTGCACGGCAACAAGACCGTGGTCTTCTGA
- the mvaT gene encoding histone-like nucleoid-structuring protein MvaT: MSLITEYNATKQAIEELQQRLADLSKDDKLQKELEFEGKLRTLMGEYSKSLRDIIALLDPESKSSKAPRGAVKTTGTKRARKVKQYKNPHNGEVIETKGGNHKTLKEWKAKWGGDVVEGWATLLG; this comes from the coding sequence ATGTCCCTGATCACCGAATACAACGCTACAAAACAAGCCATTGAAGAACTGCAACAACGTTTGGCCGACCTGTCCAAAGACGACAAACTGCAAAAAGAACTGGAATTCGAAGGCAAACTGCGCACGCTGATGGGTGAATACTCCAAATCCCTGCGCGATATCATTGCCTTGTTGGATCCAGAATCCAAGTCGAGCAAAGCCCCGCGTGGCGCTGTGAAAACTACCGGCACCAAGCGCGCTCGCAAAGTTAAGCAATACAAGAACCCGCATAACGGTGAAGTCATCGAAACCAAAGGTGGCAACCACAAGACTCTGAAAGAGTGGAAAGCCAAGTGGGGCGGCGACGTGGTTGAAGGCTGGGCGACCCTGCTGGGCTAA
- the sbcB gene encoding exodeoxyribonuclease I — protein MTSIFWYDYETTGINPRCDRPLQVAGIRTDFELNEIDEPVNLYCRPSDDILPHPAACAITGITPACLAEKGLSEADFMTRVHAQLAAPGTCGAGYNTLRFDDEMTRYSLYRNFFDPYAREWQGGNSRWDLIDLVRAAYALRPDGIVWPQEEGRVTLKLERLTAANGIDHGQAHDALSDVRATIALARLIRQKQPRLYDWLFQLRTKQKVMDQVRLLQPMVHISGRFSAARNYIGVVLPLAWHPKNRNALIVCDLHLDPQGLLDHDAEILRQRLYTRREELLEGELPVPLKLIHINKCPVVAPLSVLRDEDQQRLQLDMEGYRRRALRLSDAQQVWQDKLQAIYGREDFTASEDPEQQLYAGFMGDRDRRLCEQVRQADPDQLAGERWHFDDERLPELLFRYRARNFPDTLSSEEQARWKLFCQQRLKSPEWGAPNTLESFDEAMTQWLALSSPMQQEVLTQWQGYSQQLRKRLSL, from the coding sequence GTGACCTCCATTTTCTGGTACGACTACGAAACCACCGGCATCAATCCGCGTTGTGACCGCCCCTTGCAGGTGGCCGGGATACGTACCGATTTCGAACTCAATGAAATCGATGAACCGGTGAACCTGTACTGCCGGCCCAGCGATGACATCCTGCCCCATCCGGCCGCATGCGCGATCACCGGGATCACACCGGCATGCCTGGCGGAAAAAGGCTTGAGCGAGGCCGATTTCATGACCCGCGTCCACGCACAACTGGCCGCGCCCGGGACCTGTGGCGCTGGCTACAACACGCTGCGCTTCGATGACGAGATGACCCGCTACAGCCTTTACCGGAATTTCTTCGACCCGTACGCACGGGAATGGCAGGGCGGCAACAGTCGCTGGGACCTGATTGACCTGGTGCGGGCCGCCTATGCGTTGCGCCCCGATGGGATTGTCTGGCCGCAGGAGGAGGGGCGCGTCACCCTCAAGCTCGAACGCCTGACCGCCGCCAATGGCATCGACCATGGCCAGGCCCATGATGCGCTGTCGGATGTGCGTGCGACGATTGCCCTGGCCCGGTTGATCCGTCAGAAACAGCCCCGGCTTTACGACTGGCTGTTCCAGTTGCGCACTAAACAGAAAGTGATGGACCAGGTCCGCCTGCTACAGCCCATGGTGCACATCTCCGGGCGCTTCTCGGCGGCGCGAAACTACATCGGCGTGGTCCTGCCGCTGGCCTGGCATCCGAAGAACCGCAACGCCCTGATCGTCTGCGACCTGCATCTGGATCCTCAAGGGCTGCTGGACCATGACGCCGAAATCCTGCGCCAACGCTTGTATACCCGCCGTGAAGAGTTGCTGGAAGGAGAATTGCCCGTACCCCTCAAGCTTATTCATATCAACAAGTGCCCGGTGGTCGCGCCGCTGTCAGTCCTGCGCGACGAGGACCAGCAACGCCTGCAACTGGACATGGAGGGTTATCGGCGGCGGGCGCTGCGGCTAAGTGACGCACAGCAAGTCTGGCAGGATAAACTCCAGGCGATTTATGGTCGCGAGGATTTCACTGCGAGCGAGGACCCCGAACAACAGTTGTACGCCGGATTCATGGGTGATCGTGATCGGCGTTTGTGCGAACAAGTGCGCCAGGCGGATCCCGACCAGTTGGCGGGGGAACGTTGGCATTTCGATGATGAGCGCCTGCCGGAATTATTATTCCGATACCGGGCCCGTAACTTCCCCGACACCTTGAGCAGCGAAGAGCAGGCACGCTGGAAACTATTTTGCCAGCAGCGACTGAAATCACCGGAGTGGGGTGCGCCTAATACCCTGGAAAGTTTTGATGAGGCGATGACGCAGTGGCTGGCGCTTTCCAGCCCAATGCAGCAAGAGGTGCTGACTCAATGGCAGGGCTATAGCCAGCAATTGCGCAAACGTTTAAGCCTTTGA
- a CDS encoding RDD family protein, which yields MLETPALQRNAPLPAPLDTRYQVETPEGIDLPLRPAGLMPRALAFAIDLGIRGLALGLLFLILAFFGELGVGLGSILLFVISWWYMVLFEVLNQGRSPGKQIMGLRVVQDDGRPVDWSASLIRNLLRFVDMLPFGYAFGAITCLQHPAFKRLGDLAAGTLVVYREQAIKRPVLPSARPIRAPFVLGLSEQRAVLGFAERQAELSGARVTELATILATPLKVHPSGAVAELNGIARGLLGPT from the coding sequence ATGCTCGAGACACCAGCATTGCAAAGGAACGCGCCGCTGCCCGCGCCACTGGACACGCGTTACCAGGTCGAGACGCCCGAGGGCATCGACCTGCCGCTGCGCCCGGCGGGGTTGATGCCTCGCGCACTGGCCTTTGCCATCGACCTCGGCATACGGGGGCTGGCCCTGGGCCTGCTGTTCCTGATCCTGGCGTTTTTTGGCGAACTGGGCGTCGGCCTGGGCTCGATCCTGCTGTTTGTCATCAGCTGGTGGTACATGGTGCTGTTCGAGGTGCTGAACCAGGGGCGTTCCCCCGGCAAGCAGATCATGGGTTTGCGCGTGGTGCAGGATGACGGCCGGCCTGTCGACTGGTCGGCCTCGCTGATCCGCAACCTGCTGCGCTTCGTCGACATGCTGCCCTTCGGCTATGCGTTCGGGGCGATTACCTGCCTGCAGCATCCAGCGTTCAAGCGCCTGGGCGACCTGGCGGCCGGGACCCTGGTGGTTTATCGCGAACAAGCGATCAAACGCCCCGTACTGCCATCGGCCCGGCCGATACGAGCGCCGTTTGTCCTCGGCCTCAGCGAGCAACGTGCCGTGCTGGGCTTCGCCGAGCGCCAGGCAGAACTGTCCGGCGCCAGGGTCACCGAACTGGCGACGATCCTGGCCACGCCGCTGAAGGTGCACCCTTCCGGCGCCGTGGCCGAACTCAATGGCATCGCCCGCGGCCTGCTGGGGCCGACATGA
- a CDS encoding stage II sporulation protein M, with translation MKQSLFEKRHQEEWDHLSQQLDQLERSRNVAQSSDFPNAYRRLCHHLTLAQARGYSSLLIDALQQLALRGHQQLYRDRGRLSANLSTFILAGFPRLVREQWRFVLAAALMFLGSLVGIGLLVYLFPELVYSVLSVEEASQIRGMYDPSAGHLGRSIERAASEDWVMFGYYIMHNIGIAFQTFASGLLFGLGSAFFLFFNGLTIGAVAGHLTQIGSGSTFWSFVIGHGAFELTAIVLAGAAGLLLGWALIAPGRLTRGEALRLAAGKSVLIIGGVVLLLLIAAFVEAYWSSSAVTPTTKYIVGALLWLLVLGYLLFAGRGHHAPE, from the coding sequence ATGAAACAAAGCCTTTTCGAAAAACGTCATCAAGAGGAATGGGACCATCTGTCCCAACAGCTCGACCAATTGGAGCGCAGCCGCAACGTCGCGCAAAGCAGCGACTTCCCCAATGCCTATCGACGCCTCTGCCACCACCTGACGCTGGCCCAGGCCAGGGGCTACAGCAGCCTTTTAATAGACGCGTTGCAGCAACTGGCCCTGCGTGGTCACCAGCAACTCTACCGGGATCGCGGCCGGCTCTCGGCCAACCTGTCGACCTTCATCCTGGCCGGTTTCCCCCGACTGGTTCGTGAGCAATGGCGATTCGTGCTGGCGGCGGCCTTGATGTTCCTTGGTAGCCTGGTCGGCATCGGGCTGCTGGTCTACCTGTTCCCCGAACTGGTCTACAGCGTGCTGAGCGTCGAAGAAGCCAGCCAGATACGCGGCATGTACGACCCTTCCGCCGGCCACCTGGGGCGCTCGATCGAGCGGGCCGCCAGCGAAGACTGGGTCATGTTCGGCTACTACATCATGCACAACATCGGTATTGCCTTTCAGACGTTCGCCAGCGGCTTGCTGTTTGGCCTGGGCAGCGCGTTCTTCCTGTTTTTCAACGGCCTGACCATTGGCGCGGTGGCCGGGCACCTGACCCAGATCGGTTCGGGATCAACGTTCTGGTCATTCGTGATCGGCCACGGCGCCTTCGAACTCACCGCCATCGTCCTGGCCGGCGCGGCGGGCCTGTTGCTCGGTTGGGCACTGATCGCACCGGGGCGCCTGACCCGGGGCGAAGCGTTACGGCTCGCCGCCGGCAAGAGCGTGCTGATTATCGGCGGCGTGGTGCTATTGCTGCTCATCGCCGCGTTCGTAGAGGCCTACTGGTCCTCCAGCGCGGTGACACCCACCACCAAATACATCGTCGGCGCCTTGTTGTGGCTGCTGGTGCTCGGGTATCTGCTGTTTGCCGGACGAGGCCACCATGCGCCTGAGTGA
- a CDS encoding DUF4129 domain-containing protein, translating to MRLSDASVVIRPRTTWEAMDLGVLMSQQHRRLLMTSWAIVTLPVYALLTLLLWDSPSLVVIMFWWLKPAFDRLPLFILSKALFGEPPTLKQALRQWPALLKPQLLASLTWRRLSLNRSFLMPVVQLEGLAGEAREQRLRVLLQRNGGAAQWLTIIGVHLETALWFGLMALFYLFIPQQVELEWDWQTLIAVAEHDWLWLEHLVNFLYPLLLIFWEPVYVACGFSLYLNRRTILEAWDIELVFRRLRQRLAGMAPALLLLAMTLLPLAPPAWAAEDNNDPDSPRLLNQPLTSEASRESIEAILEAPPFKNPETITRYRFGEEAEKPAEAAEPAETDGAPGWLKSLFEWLSKKRFEGVAALIQVLLWAALLTAIAWLAWHYRHSLKTLANRRPAQRMHSKPPAPVQMFGLDIREESLPEDVASRAEQLWSTAPREALGLLYRALLSRLHHEFAIPLKPADTEGQVLQRVERLQQPDLLAFSKNLTQHWQNIAYGHRPPAPDLQRELCDGWRGLFGPGVSR from the coding sequence ATGCGCCTGAGTGACGCCAGCGTTGTCATCCGCCCCCGCACCACCTGGGAAGCCATGGACCTCGGCGTGCTGATGAGCCAGCAGCATCGACGGCTGCTGATGACCAGTTGGGCCATCGTCACGCTGCCGGTGTATGCGCTGCTGACCCTGTTGCTGTGGGACTCGCCGTCGCTGGTAGTCATCATGTTCTGGTGGCTGAAACCGGCCTTCGACCGCCTGCCCCTGTTCATTTTGTCCAAGGCCCTGTTTGGCGAGCCGCCTACGCTGAAACAGGCGTTGCGCCAATGGCCCGCGCTGCTCAAGCCGCAATTGCTGGCCAGCCTGACCTGGCGACGGCTGAGCCTGAACCGCAGCTTCCTGATGCCGGTGGTGCAACTCGAAGGCCTGGCCGGCGAGGCGCGCGAGCAACGCTTGCGCGTCCTGCTGCAGCGCAACGGCGGCGCGGCGCAGTGGCTGACCATCATCGGCGTGCATCTGGAAACCGCGCTGTGGTTCGGCCTGATGGCGCTTTTCTATCTGTTCATACCGCAACAGGTCGAGCTGGAATGGGACTGGCAGACCCTGATCGCCGTGGCCGAGCACGACTGGCTGTGGCTCGAACACCTGGTCAACTTCCTGTATCCACTGCTGCTGATCTTCTGGGAACCGGTATACGTCGCCTGTGGCTTCAGCCTCTATCTGAACCGCCGCACGATTCTCGAGGCCTGGGACATCGAACTGGTATTCCGGCGCTTGCGCCAGCGCCTCGCCGGCATGGCCCCGGCGCTGTTGCTGCTGGCAATGACGCTGCTGCCGTTGGCGCCACCTGCCTGGGCTGCCGAGGATAACAACGACCCCGACAGCCCGCGCTTGCTCAACCAGCCGCTGACCAGCGAGGCCTCTCGGGAGAGCATTGAAGCGATTCTCGAAGCGCCGCCATTCAAGAATCCGGAAACGATCACCCGCTATCGTTTCGGCGAAGAAGCCGAAAAACCAGCCGAAGCAGCCGAGCCAGCTGAAACCGATGGAGCACCGGGCTGGCTCAAGTCGCTGTTCGAATGGCTGTCAAAAAAACGCTTCGAGGGCGTTGCCGCGCTGATCCAGGTGCTGCTCTGGGCGGCATTGTTGACGGCCATCGCCTGGCTGGCCTGGCATTACCGCCATAGTCTCAAGACCCTGGCGAACCGTAGGCCAGCACAGCGCATGCATTCGAAACCCCCTGCGCCGGTGCAGATGTTCGGCCTGGATATTCGCGAAGAGAGCCTTCCGGAGGATGTGGCGAGCCGCGCCGAGCAGTTATGGTCCACCGCGCCTCGCGAGGCGTTGGGTTTGCTGTATCGAGCCTTGCTCAGCCGGTTGCACCATGAATTCGCCATCCCCCTGAAACCCGCGGACACGGAAGGCCAGGTGTTGCAACGCGTCGAACGGCTCCAGCAGCCGGACCTGCTGGCCTTCAGCAAAAACCTGACCCAGCACTGGCAAAACATCGCCTACGGGCACCGTCCACCAGCGCCCGATCTGCAACGGGAACTGTGCGATGGCTGGCGCGGCCTGTTCGGTCCGGGAGTTTCCCGATGA
- a CDS encoding DUF4350 domain-containing protein, producing the protein MSRRAGWLVAALVAALICAVGLYLSTKAVPYQETIDHGPSPEAQANPYLAAEHYLRRHGVDVEHANSLDVLPGLEPHQRSLLLLGERSDMTPREADQLMNWTRAGGRLLFVAEALWDDSTSSSGDLLLDRVGLRQLLSKDLEESDAELITDRYPELTKLYLEDEEAPAYVGFDTDFHLEDPQNLAQAWANSAQATHMMQLNHGLGTITVLTDAELWKNDQIDQYDNAWLLWYLNADTNVTLLFDIEHDNLLTLLLRYFPQALVALLVLIGLWFWRSAVRHGPLQQPAPKARRQLLEHLQASAAFQLRHHGRQHLLQGLQHDVLRRARQLHPGFERLVVAEQWQVLARLTRQPTRTISQALSPRPAQRMSSTEFCRQVALLQTLRNAL; encoded by the coding sequence ATGAGCCGCCGCGCCGGGTGGCTGGTCGCGGCGCTGGTTGCGGCGTTGATCTGTGCAGTGGGCCTCTACTTGTCCACGAAAGCCGTGCCCTACCAGGAAACCATTGATCACGGCCCATCCCCCGAAGCCCAGGCCAATCCCTACCTGGCGGCGGAACATTACCTGCGTCGGCATGGGGTAGACGTCGAACACGCCAACAGCCTGGACGTCCTGCCCGGCCTCGAACCCCACCAGCGCAGCCTGTTGTTGCTGGGCGAGCGGAGCGACATGACGCCACGGGAGGCCGACCAGTTGATGAACTGGACCCGGGCCGGCGGACGGCTGCTGTTCGTCGCCGAGGCCTTGTGGGATGACAGCACCAGCAGCAGCGGCGATCTGTTGCTGGACCGCGTGGGTCTGCGCCAACTCCTCAGCAAGGACCTCGAGGAATCCGACGCCGAACTCATCACGGATCGCTACCCCGAACTGACCAAGCTTTATCTGGAAGATGAAGAAGCGCCGGCCTATGTCGGCTTCGACACCGACTTCCATCTCGAAGACCCGCAGAACCTCGCCCAGGCCTGGGCCAACAGCGCACAGGCAACCCACATGATGCAACTGAACCACGGTCTGGGCACCATCACTGTGCTGACTGACGCCGAGCTGTGGAAGAACGACCAGATCGACCAATACGACAACGCCTGGCTGCTCTGGTACCTGAATGCCGACACAAATGTCACGCTGCTGTTCGACATCGAGCACGACAACCTGCTGACCCTGCTGCTGCGCTATTTCCCCCAGGCCCTGGTGGCGCTGCTGGTCCTGATCGGGCTGTGGTTCTGGCGCTCGGCGGTGCGGCATGGCCCGTTGCAACAACCCGCGCCCAAGGCGCGACGGCAGTTGCTGGAACACCTGCAGGCCAGCGCCGCGTTCCAGCTGCGCCACCACGGTCGGCAACACCTGTTGCAGGGGTTACAGCATGACGTGTTGCGCCGGGCGCGCCAGCTTCATCCTGGTTTCGAACGGCTGGTCGTCGCCGAACAATGGCAAGTGCTTGCACGCCTGACCCGCCAACCCACGCGAACCATCAGCCAGGCCCTCAGCCCCCGGCCGGCGCAGCGCATGTCCAGCACTGAGTTCTGCCGCCAGGTTGCCCTTTTGCAAACTCTCAGGAATGCCTTATAG
- a CDS encoding Fic family protein, with product MITSKTYLDPVLPENLPASIIQAADQLPRKAEFLAGRLADETSKQLASLLRITNTYYSNLIEGHRTEIADLQVARTTPKRQRKELKELAVQHMTQQEVMERLLRMRPADSFSALFDPRLIATIHRRLFKDASTQELILSDGRMMEPGKLRAESNERVQVGAHVAPAATAVLPMLEHLQLHYGRINDPRRQLIAALAGHHRVALVHPFLDGNGRVIRMLTHLQLVHLGLKPFLWSLSRGLARRQDEYYRFLALADRPREGDCDGRGQLSQRHYFNFIEFMLDVCRDQIEYMTTSLNPARLREQVFHVLSTDAGLRRAGIRPASAGAVLALLTQGAMPRAEFKIFTGLKDRLATEELGRLIEAGIVVSSTPRSRTVEAGLPARFAGLIFPNLHIQMG from the coding sequence ATGATTACCTCGAAAACGTACCTGGATCCAGTACTGCCGGAAAATCTTCCCGCCTCGATCATTCAGGCCGCGGATCAGTTGCCGCGTAAAGCAGAGTTTCTTGCCGGGCGGCTCGCCGATGAGACATCGAAGCAACTGGCGAGCCTGCTGCGCATCACCAATACCTACTATTCGAATCTGATCGAGGGGCATCGAACCGAGATCGCTGATCTGCAGGTCGCTCGCACCACGCCGAAACGCCAGCGAAAGGAGCTCAAAGAGCTTGCCGTGCAACACATGACACAGCAGGAGGTGATGGAGCGACTGCTTCGCATGCGCCCGGCGGACAGTTTTTCTGCCTTGTTCGATCCCCGGTTGATCGCGACCATTCACCGTCGACTGTTCAAGGACGCTTCAACGCAGGAGCTGATCCTGAGCGACGGTCGGATGATGGAACCAGGAAAGCTGCGGGCCGAATCGAATGAACGGGTCCAGGTCGGCGCACATGTCGCCCCAGCTGCTACTGCGGTATTGCCCATGCTTGAGCATCTGCAACTGCACTACGGACGTATAAACGACCCCCGACGCCAATTGATCGCCGCCCTGGCGGGTCATCACCGTGTGGCGCTTGTCCACCCCTTCCTTGATGGCAATGGTCGAGTGATCCGGATGCTCACCCATCTGCAGCTTGTCCATCTCGGGCTAAAACCGTTTCTCTGGTCATTGTCGCGTGGCTTGGCCCGAAGGCAGGATGAATACTATCGTTTCCTGGCTTTGGCTGATCGACCTCGAGAAGGCGACTGTGACGGGCGAGGTCAACTCTCACAGCGCCACTACTTCAACTTCATCGAGTTCATGCTCGATGTCTGTCGCGACCAGATTGAATATATGACAACCTCACTCAACCCAGCCAGGCTACGCGAGCAGGTCTTTCATGTGCTATCGACGGATGCTGGCCTTCGCCGTGCGGGGATCCGACCCGCCAGTGCCGGTGCTGTGTTGGCGCTTCTCACCCAAGGCGCGATGCCGCGTGCGGAATTCAAGATATTTACAGGATTGAAGGATCGGCTCGCAACGGAAGAACTGGGCCGCTTGATCGAAGCGGGAATAGTGGTCAGTAGTACGCCCAGGTCCCGCACGGTGGAAGCGGGTTTGCCCGCACGTTTTGCCGGATTGATCTTTCCGAACCTGCATATCCAGATGGGCTGA